Below is a genomic region from Zavarzinella sp..
GCAAAGTGGCTGTTTTAAGGTCTCTTGAACTATTGGAGAATCGAGAAAAAAACTGAATTAATGAAAATTAATTCATGAATGAGGTTTTAATGAATGTGGGAGTTCTGTAGCACATGGTGCGTCAATCAGATAATCAACGTGCCGGTGCTATCACCAAAGCTGGGTGCGGGGCATCCAAAGCGATCGAACATTGCCATATACAGGTTCATCAGTGGGGTTTCTTTTTTGGTCTTAATAAATCGCCCACCGGAAATCGAGCCTCCACCTTTGCCTGCCAGAAGTATCGGCAGGTCATCGTGGTTGTGGCGGTTCCCATCACCAATCCCACTGCCGTAGACAATCATCGATTGGTCCAACAGCGAGCTGTCCCCTTCCTTGATTTCGGACAGGCGGGTCAGGATGTAGCCCAGTTGCTGCACATGGAATGCATTGATGCGGGCAATCTTTTCGATCTTCTTCGGATCACGGCCATGGTGGGACAGATTATGGTGGCCATCTGGCACGCCAATGAACTCATAATTCCGATTGCTGCCATCGTTGGCAAACGGGAAAGTCACCACGCGGGTCAGATCGGCCTGAAAAGCCAGAATCATCAGATCGCTCATGATCTTCAGGTGTTCCCGCACATCACGTGGGACGCGGGCGGGAATATTGATTTTTGGCCGTTCGACCTTTTCGGTGGGTTCCTGCTTGTTGATCCGCATTTCCAATTCGCGGATCGCAACCAGATATTCATCCAGTTTCCGCTGGTCCGCACTGCTGACCTGACGGGAAATCGACTTTGCTTCTTCATTTACAAAATCGAGAATGCTCTTGTTCAACTGGTCCCGCTTTGCCTGCGAGATCGATTTTTCGTTTGCGGTGCCGCTGCCAAACAGTCGCTCGAATACCAGTTTCGGATCGATTTCTTTGGCATTGGGTGTCGAATCATTCCGCCACGAGAAGTTCGACTGGTAGGCACAGCTATAGCCAGAATCGCAGTTGCCCGACTGACGACCAGGTTCAATGCCAATTTCCAGCGATGCAAACTTGGTCTGCTTGCCGATATTTTCTGCCAGGTACTGGTCAGCAGATTTGCCCACGCGAATATTGGCACCATTGGTCTTGCGTGGCTGGCGGCCTGTTAAGAAGGCGGCCTGTGCCCGTGCGTGGTCGCCAGGGCCATCGCCATTCGCACGAGCCTTATCTAATGTCAGATTGCCAAACAGATTAATGCTGTCGCGGTGGGGTTCCAACGCCTTCAGCAGTGGGGGTAATTTGGTCAGTTTCCCTTCAACCGTGGGCATCCAGTCCGGAATGTGCACGCCGTTTGGTACGTACAGGAAAGCAGCCCGCAAACGCTTGGGTGCTGCGGCGGTGGTGCCTGCAGCCTTCGCCAGAGTTTCCAGCCAGGGAAGGGTGATTGATACACCCAGGCCCGTTAATACCGTTCGTCGATCCAACATCATGATTTTTCTCCAGAAGGAGAGAGGTAGGTATTCAAATTACAGTTTAACTGATAATCGGCCCCAGGTCTATGAAGAACTGAGACGATGAGCATTTTTTCATCTGTCGGGGCGATTATTTGGGGTTAAATGCTGCACTCCGACGCATCTGGAAGGCGGGGCTGTTCACTACTGCCAGTACCAGTGCATGCATTTTGTCGTTGCCCGCCTTCAGGTCTTTCACAATTTCCTGTACCGCACAGCGGTCAGATTTTTCCAGCCCCCGCCCTAAAGCGAATGTCAGCATTTGTTCCGCCATATTTTTGCGAAACTGGTCCGATTTCGCCATCAGAACCTGTTTCAGTTCTGCTGGAGATGAAAATTTTGACCCATCTGGCAATTCACCACTGGAATCAATGTTAAATTTTCCATCTTTGGCACGCCATTTGCCTACGCCATCGAAGTTTTCCAGCCCAAAGCCCAGTGGGTCCAGTTTATCGTGGCACACCGCACAATTCGGGTTCAGGCGGTGCTGCTCCATCCGTTGCCGCAGAGACCCAGTCAAGGCATCTTTCCCTTCTTCCAGTTCTGGCACATTCGGTGGAGGTGGGGGTGGGGGTGCACCTAACAGACTTTCCAGAATCCACTTACCTCGTTTGACGGGTGAAGTTCGCGTTGGATTCGAAGTTACTGTCAGAACGGAAGCCTGGGTAATCACCCCACCTCGGTTGCGGTCTTTCAGCACCACTCGCTGAAAGTCGCTGGTGTAGGTGCCTGGTAACTCGTAATGTTTGGCGAGGCGGTTGTTAACGAAGGTATAGTCGGAATCAATCAGTTCCAGAATACTGCGGTTGTCCCGCAGAATGTAATCGAAATAGAGTTCTGTTTCCCGAATCATATCCTGCCGCAGTTCGTTACTGTAGCCTGGGTAAGTTTCCTTATTTGGTGTTACAGTTTCCAAAGTTCGTAACATCAACCACTGGCCAGCAAAGTTCCGTGTCAGTGCGGATGCTTTGGGGCTTTCCAACATTCTTTGCACCTGGCGAGCCAGCACCGCCGGTTCGCGAAGTTTCCCCTGCTTTGCCAGATCGATCAGGGTCTCGTCGGGCATGCTGGACCAGATGTAATAGGACAGTCGACTGGCCAGCTCGAACTGACTGATTGGATAGGCCATTTCTTTCACTTGTGGGCTGGCTTCCTGCTCCACCCGGAACAAAAAGTGGGGCGAAACCAGCACCGCTTTCAGCGATTGCCCTACCGCTTCTTCGTAAGGCAGTCCAGCTTTTGTTGCCAGATCGTAAATTTTCAACAGGCGATCCAGTTCCCCTGGTTTCAATGGGCGGCGATAGCCCCGCTCGGCAAAGCGTTCCACTACGGTGCGTGCGGTGGACAGGTTATTGGCCGTACTGGCAGGCTTCTGGAAAAAGACCCGATCATATGCACTCTTGTCCGTTTCGTTTTTCGCAGGAACGATCGGGCCGATCAGTTCAAACAGTTCCAGGAACAGATTGCGGTCCCGCATTTTCGGGTCTTTCGCTTCCGGTTCGTAATGATCGTTGGGGAAAGTGAAGCGGACATTCTTCCGACCTGCACGCACAAAGGTGGTGATTTCAAAAAATTCCGGCTTCTCTTCCAGTGCACTCACATCGAATTCTTTCAGCAAGGTTTCATCGAGAAAAATCTGCAGTTTGGGCAGTTCGGTACCCGCACGGGTGCCATAGCCACGCACTCGAATCTGGTAATTACCCGCTTCGACAAACTCGTAGGGAATGATGGCGGAACCATTGGCAAACAGTGCTACGTGCTCCCGCTGTTTCGATTCGCGGCCCAGGGTTGATTGCACGTTCTGTGGGCGAAAAACTTCTTTATTCGTTGCCTTGCCCGCTTTGCTGGCCAATAACGCCTTCACCACTTCGTCCGCGGCAGTCAGGTATTTTTCGAACAGCAGTGGTGGCAGGGATAGCACATCGCCAATGTTGTCGAAGCCGTAGCCCACATCGTCGGTGGGGAACTGGCTGGCGAGTTTCAGATCCAGATAGACCAGATCGCGGATGGTATTGTTATATTCTGCACGGTTTAAGCGCCTGATCGTGGGGCGGCCCGGATCGATACTGTCGCAATCTGGCTGCACCAGAATACTGCTGATCCAGTCGACCACGGCCTTTCGTTCTTTATCCTCTGGCTGCTGGTGCTTCCGTGGGGGCATCTGTTTCGTGCTGAGCTGGTCTTTGACCATCTCCCACGTGTCCAGTTCCTTCATAGCTGCTTTCGCATCGGCGAATTCGGTCAGCACCAGACCCGCTGATTGCTTGTCATTATTGTGGCAGGAACCACAGTATTTGGTAACAAATGGTTTGACCACGTTGTTGTAACTGTCTTCTGGTGAAGCAGTTGCAGCTTTGACGGGTGGCTCCGCTCGAGAAACCACGAACTGATCGTCCGTTGTGCTGCTGCCGACTGCCTGTTGTGCCACCGGTGAAGTTCGCGGTGCGGGTATACTGGTCGGGATTGGCTTAAAATCTTTCGAATAGCCGCCGTTCACGATAGTGTCCCAACTGACGATTATGCCAGCCAGCACGCAGCCCGTGATGAAACACCCAGCGACGATTGCGATTTTTACCCACCAATTCATCAATCACCCCACCGCAGATTCAAACAAGTATTAGATACCATAGCTGAAAAAGGCGATTCATCCAAATTTGAAGAATGATAAATCCCTCATCATCGTAGACGTTTTTCAGTTGGGAATCATTCATCGGGTGCTGACCGTTAGTTCAGGCACTTGCGAACGGGATTCTTCTCTCCTAACATCTTGTCATGGAAGTAGTTACGTATTCGCTTGCGGACGGCGGCTGGGTGGAATTTTACCCCCACTGGGTGACGCAGGCGACGGCCGATGACTGGTTGGAAAAGTTGCAAATGGAATGCACCTGGCAGCAGGAACAGTCTCGCGGACGTGTTTACCCACGCCTGACGTGC
It encodes:
- a CDS encoding DUF1592 domain-containing protein; its protein translation is MNWWVKIAIVAGCFITGCVLAGIIVSWDTIVNGGYSKDFKPIPTSIPAPRTSPVAQQAVGSSTTDDQFVVSRAEPPVKAATASPEDSYNNVVKPFVTKYCGSCHNNDKQSAGLVLTEFADAKAAMKELDTWEMVKDQLSTKQMPPRKHQQPEDKERKAVVDWISSILVQPDCDSIDPGRPTIRRLNRAEYNNTIRDLVYLDLKLASQFPTDDVGYGFDNIGDVLSLPPLLFEKYLTAADEVVKALLASKAGKATNKEVFRPQNVQSTLGRESKQREHVALFANGSAIIPYEFVEAGNYQIRVRGYGTRAGTELPKLQIFLDETLLKEFDVSALEEKPEFFEITTFVRAGRKNVRFTFPNDHYEPEAKDPKMRDRNLFLELFELIGPIVPAKNETDKSAYDRVFFQKPASTANNLSTARTVVERFAERGYRRPLKPGELDRLLKIYDLATKAGLPYEEAVGQSLKAVLVSPHFLFRVEQEASPQVKEMAYPISQFELASRLSYYIWSSMPDETLIDLAKQGKLREPAVLARQVQRMLESPKASALTRNFAGQWLMLRTLETVTPNKETYPGYSNELRQDMIRETELYFDYILRDNRSILELIDSDYTFVNNRLAKHYELPGTYTSDFQRVVLKDRNRGGVITQASVLTVTSNPTRTSPVKRGKWILESLLGAPPPPPPPNVPELEEGKDALTGSLRQRMEQHRLNPNCAVCHDKLDPLGFGLENFDGVGKWRAKDGKFNIDSSGELPDGSKFSSPAELKQVLMAKSDQFRKNMAEQMLTFALGRGLEKSDRCAVQEIVKDLKAGNDKMHALVLAVVNSPAFQMRRSAAFNPK
- a CDS encoding DUF1552 domain-containing protein yields the protein MMLDRRTVLTGLGVSITLPWLETLAKAAGTTAAAPKRLRAAFLYVPNGVHIPDWMPTVEGKLTKLPPLLKALEPHRDSINLFGNLTLDKARANGDGPGDHARAQAAFLTGRQPRKTNGANIRVGKSADQYLAENIGKQTKFASLEIGIEPGRQSGNCDSGYSCAYQSNFSWRNDSTPNAKEIDPKLVFERLFGSGTANEKSISQAKRDQLNKSILDFVNEEAKSISRQVSSADQRKLDEYLVAIRELEMRINKQEPTEKVERPKINIPARVPRDVREHLKIMSDLMILAFQADLTRVVTFPFANDGSNRNYEFIGVPDGHHNLSHHGRDPKKIEKIARINAFHVQQLGYILTRLSEIKEGDSSLLDQSMIVYGSGIGDGNRHNHDDLPILLAGKGGGSISGGRFIKTKKETPLMNLYMAMFDRFGCPAPSFGDSTGTLII